GAGCCGGTTGGCCGCCCAGAGGATGGCCACACAGACCAGGGAAATAACCAGGACCAGCCGATTGGCCAGGCCGTCGTTCCCGGCCTGGACCGCGCTGTACACGGCCAGGGACAGAGTCTGGGTCCGGCCAGGCAGGTTCCCGGCGATCATCAGGGTGGC
This is a stretch of genomic DNA from Deltaproteobacteria bacterium. It encodes these proteins:
- a CDS encoding molybdate ABC transporter permease subunit, with product ATLMIAGNLPGRTQTLSLAVYSAVQAGNDGLANRLVLVISLVCVAILWAANRLLKPKW